The region GATATATAAAACGTATGCTCTAAGTaacaattgcaaaaaaattcgTTTGAGGCGCTACTGTTCCATTAGTTTATATCATGGTTGCCGTAGGATCGCTTGCAATTGTCAATAGTGTCAATTCCAATCAATTAGCGACATAATGTCTGATAAAGTAAGTGTTTCAAAAGCTTTTAATATATCCGCTCGGTCGCCAGTCGTATAATACATTTTCCACCATAAGAACGTATtatcttccttctttttcgtttGTATTAGCTAACACGCgtaatttaacatttacacAATCAAGGCTTTACAATCATACATACGTTAACCTCGAACTTATCGACATTTTTCACGAAGCCACGTAAAGAACATGATGATAACCGTGCATAGATAGAGGAAATGATagcattaattttgtataatttattgtcACAAAAAAGAGATCTCATTACGTTCTCTTATTAATTACCAAGGGATGACTCACTTCTCTcatgtattatttatacgtCTCGATGATCGAAGAAACTGGTTTTAGAAACTCCAATCGTTTGTGTAACAATTtgttttacgtttaaaaaatatagaagtAATTAATGTGTATAATactgactaaaaaaaaaaaaaaaaaaaaaaattactttaaatattactccaattaattttgttaattttatcattttgttagtcgttcaaaatatttattctgtatttttttgaaatagtaagtatttatttcgagtggaattaaattactttaaaaaatattaatataaacttaattttgcaataataatttgtttgcTTTTTAGGGAGCAGTCAAGAAAACTAGATCCAAAAATGAAATCAAGACACAGGTGAAATCTAAAGTAAAAACGTTGTCTAGCGACGAAGGCAATGTGGAAATGTCCAAAAAACCAGATTCTAATTTGTTAAGAAAGTCCCAAATGGTTGAGCACAGAAAAGATGAAAACAGAATGCCtaaattattacagaataTCTCAACAAGAGCACAATCGTCTAAAAGTACCACCAAACCATTCACTGAATCTTCTCAACTTAAAACTGTTAAGCAAGTATCATCAACCCGAACAAAATCTAGTCAGCTTAATACTTCTTCTAGTCAGTCATTAACAAAGAGGAGTACAATATCTAAGACAAAATCTGAAAATGCTACTAAATTAAACGACGACAATACggtaaagaagagaaaatccAGAGAAGTGGGGTATTCAGAGAAAAGAGGCCAGAGTACAATATACATGCCAAAATCAACTACGAGCAAGCCTAACGTTAAGTCTAATGAAACTGTTGTAAATCGGACGCCGAAAGATAAGGAAAAATTGCAAGATTTTCCTGCCCCTGACCGAGTTAAGCCACAAATGCCATCCAAAGAACGTAGGAAATCAAGGACATTGAGTCCAAGCGAAGTAAGGATGTTGCACagcgttgtaaaaaaatcagATGTCATGGACAAGGAAAATCAAAAGAAAAGCGTGGCGGAGAAATCTCAAATGCAACAAGTAGACTCGGATGAGGCAGATTACGATTACGAAGACGATTTTGAGGTAAGATAAGGAGAAATAAATGAGAACTTTAAATGAGGatacacgtaattattttgttttacctTTCAGGATTACGAGTCGGACTTTCAGGAGTGCACTGACAGCGATACTCCTTCAATTAGCGAGAAATCGGATAGCAGTGGACGTGATTCCCAATTAAAACCTATTCAACTTAAAATCCAAGAGAAGGTATTgcttcgtaattatttttaggaacggaaaagttactttttaagaggaattaattattattaaaaggaaTAATTCTTGCAGAAAAATACAGAACACACAAAAGTCGAAGAGGAACGTATGCTCGACTCGGGACATTACGATCTCGCAGAAGCGAAAAAACGGGCGGCGCGAGTAGAGTCTGCTCTCTTAACGCAATCAAACACATTGTCGTTAACTGAATTAAAAGAGTCTGTTAGCAAAACGTTTAGGTTTGtgattttacatattatttgcatgattttctctaaaatattttactttaaaaacaataaaataaaaaatatcgttggataatctaatattttaacgtttatttaaaGCAGCGACGATAGACCAGCGGAAAATAAATCTCTGCCTTCATCCACTGATGAAGGCTTCGAGGATAGCCGTTCTGGAGACTTTACTAGGTCTTCGCCGCTATCTCAAATACCTCTTATCGACTTTCGTAAACCAAAAAAGACTCGACATAAagaggtaaatttttttttaatgtattataacATGGAGGACATTATTCTCgtacatttaaattgataCGTTACCGTCTCTTGCAGAACTCGCAAAAACTTCGAAGCAGAGGCGAAGAACTGTTGGAAATGATAAAACTTGACTTCATGGAGTGGTCAATATTGGAATGCAACCCTGTGCCTTACGAcgaatttataagaaattatgGAAAGTTAAATACGCAACAAGTACGTAAAAGATTGCGACTAATTGTGAACGGgctaattatttattggaCGTGCATTGTGTTTTGCAGGCGTTTACTCAAACCGGTGACGATAATATGGACGTTGAGATACAAACGGACGAGGTGTCTCACAAAAATAAATGGACACAATTCCCAGTTACCTGTAGAGAAAACTTACGTGACAAACGagatgtatatttatttaaaatggtAATAATTTATGCTTGCAGAATTCGTCGTTAAGTGTAATTCTTAACTCTTTAATAATCTTTGCAGGAACAAATCGGCGTCGGGAGTGATTTGGACGAAACGGacgatatcaattttttatcgcgtccATCGTACGACATATTGCGGTTAAACAATTTTCTCAACCGAGCGGGTGCGGTTATATTGTCGCTGcttgaagaaaaagaacacgGCGGGACCGTGTTTCAAAGTGACGTAGACGAGCTATCGTTCAGCGATGGCTTCGTGAAGCTCTCTGTAGATACAGTAACGTTCTTAGCCACCAGGCCGGTTAAGATCATACATTATTCGAGTGTCTTAAATAAGGTTTTGCTTACTATACATGCTTCAGCAGAAGAGGTACGTGTTTCATTATTCAACACGAttagaattacaattaaattattataaatattacaggAAATAGAAACCATAAGTAAGCAGGATTATATCACCGACTGCTGCATCGGATGTGTTTGGAATATTTCCGAGCCCTCAATGccaaaaaagttattttattcacaGTGTTCTATTACCGCCTGTTGTTTCCATTTAACGAACTGCAACACAGTATTCGCCGGACTCGAGGACGGGTACGAATTTAAGTCCTtcaaattttcgcgattttatgTCGCACAGTGaatctaaaattatatgtttaaattagATCACTAAGTCTCTGGGATCTAAAGGAAGACGAAATGTGGCATCAAAAAGTTACGGATAAAGCGAATGAATTAGATTGGGTAATTAGAACGCCTACTTACACGACAACTGCGGAATTAGATGCGCATACATCACAAGTTATTTCGATACGCGTGTTATCTAAAACTGAGACTGCTTTCGCtaaggaaaaaataaacaagTTTGTCCCCATTCAGGTTGCAATTGTTacaatattaactttaatttgttaaaatttagttCTGTCGacttatatttatctttaaacgAATTTAACAGATATGCAGTTTAGATGAGGATGGTTGTCTTATAATATGGAGTATTGTACATAACATGGGTATAAATATCGACGATCTGGGACTTTCTCACTGGGGCGACATAAGACTCGTAAAGAatcaaaaaacatttttaacaagGAAAAATGCAGAAATGTAAGTACAACAAAtttgaagttttttttttttcctaagaTTCAATATATCTATGTTAAAAGTTTCCTTAattgtc is a window of Cardiocondyla obscurior isolate alpha-2009 linkage group LG11, Cobs3.1, whole genome shotgun sequence DNA encoding:
- the LOC139106641 gene encoding cytoplasmic dynein 2 intermediate chain 1 isoform X2 — encoded protein: MSDKGAVKKTRSKNEIKTQVKSKVKTLSSDEGNVEMSKKPDSNLLRKSQMVEHRKDENRMPKLLQNISTRAQSSKSTTKPFTESSQLKTVKQVSSTRTKSSQLNTSSSQSLTKRSTISKTKSENATKLNDDNTVKKRKSREVGYSEKRGQSTIYMPKSTTSKPNVKSNETVVNRTPKDKEKLQDFPAPDRVKPQMPSKERRKSRTLSPSEVRMLHSVVKKSDVMDKENQKKSVAEKSQMQQVDSDEADYDYEDDFEDYESDFQECTDSDTPSISEKSDSSGRDSQLKPIQLKIQEKKNTEHTKVEEERMLDSGHYDLAEAKKRAARVESALLTQSNTLSLTELKESVSKTFSDDRPAENKSLPSSTDEGFEDSRSGDFTRSSPLSQIPLIDFRKPKKTRHKENSQKLRSRGEELLEMIKLDFMEWSILECNPVPYDEFIRNYGKLNTQQAFTQTGDDNMDVEIQTDEVSHKNKWTQFPVTCRENLRDKRDVYLFKMEQIGVGSDLDETDDINFLSRPSYDILRLNNFLNRAGAVILSLLEEKEHGGTVFQSDVDELSFSDGFVKLSVDTVTFLATRPVKIIHYSSVLNKVLLTIHASAEEEIETISKQDYITDCCIGCVWNISEPSMPKKLFYSQCSITACCFHLTNCNTVFAGLEDGSLSLWDLKEDEMWHQKVTDKANELDWVIRTPTYTTTAELDAHTSQVISIRVLSKTETAFAKEKINKFVPIQICSLDEDGCLIIWSIVHNMGINIDDLGLSHWGDIRLVKNQKTFLTRKNAEIMNTFIDMHVDSANKNNIYVATNSTDVLHATTIGHRTNPLTYKPAEISECGNLACIDVCPFGQSFFWVGCDDGTIRLHYLNVERPIIQLKNEQYTNGIKALQWSKTKPLTIYTLDNNSRIYVWDLSQSDICPVHILSTKKWGKISSMQLSPCEINQDMTNQYLALGTESGNVEVHKLKKEFYYSKKEEVLQELNLFSRYVSVS
- the LOC139106641 gene encoding cytoplasmic dynein 2 intermediate chain 1 isoform X1 translates to MSDKGAVKKTRSKNEIKTQVKSKVKTLSSDEGNVEMSKKPDSNLLRKSQMVEHRKDENRMPKLLQNISTRAQSSKSTTKPFTESSQLKTVKQVSSTRTKSSQLNTSSSQSLTKRSTISKTKSENATKLNDDNTVKKRKSREVGYSEKRGQSTIYMPKSTTSKPNVKSNETVVNRTPKDKEKLQDFPAPDRVKPQMPSKERRKSRTLSPSEVRMLHSVVKKSDVMDKENQKKSVAEKSQMQQVDSDEADYDYEDDFEDYESDFQECTDSDTPSISEKSDSSGRDSQLKPIQLKIQEKKNTEHTKVEEERMLDSGHYDLAEAKKRAARVESALLTQSNTLSLTELKESVSKTFSSDDRPAENKSLPSSTDEGFEDSRSGDFTRSSPLSQIPLIDFRKPKKTRHKENSQKLRSRGEELLEMIKLDFMEWSILECNPVPYDEFIRNYGKLNTQQAFTQTGDDNMDVEIQTDEVSHKNKWTQFPVTCRENLRDKRDVYLFKMEQIGVGSDLDETDDINFLSRPSYDILRLNNFLNRAGAVILSLLEEKEHGGTVFQSDVDELSFSDGFVKLSVDTVTFLATRPVKIIHYSSVLNKVLLTIHASAEEEIETISKQDYITDCCIGCVWNISEPSMPKKLFYSQCSITACCFHLTNCNTVFAGLEDGSLSLWDLKEDEMWHQKVTDKANELDWVIRTPTYTTTAELDAHTSQVISIRVLSKTETAFAKEKINKFVPIQICSLDEDGCLIIWSIVHNMGINIDDLGLSHWGDIRLVKNQKTFLTRKNAEIMNTFIDMHVDSANKNNIYVATNSTDVLHATTIGHRTNPLTYKPAEISECGNLACIDVCPFGQSFFWVGCDDGTIRLHYLNVERPIIQLKNEQYTNGIKALQWSKTKPLTIYTLDNNSRIYVWDLSQSDICPVHILSTKKWGKISSMQLSPCEINQDMTNQYLALGTESGNVEVHKLKKEFYYSKKEEVLQELNLFSRYVSVS